A genomic stretch from Mycosarcoma maydis chromosome 3, whole genome shotgun sequence includes:
- a CDS encoding uncharacterized protein (related to BRL1 - essential nuclear envelope integral membrane protein) translates to MIWQRGTEAPMDTSPPGPPPASIFDSDVSRGNSAHASTSQLPPDTDMTDVEMSSLTPPSHKVSNLRSSVLDQNDELADDSMNGADNLAHSSFSKAPPSKHVRRKRSVLSRKGKRLAHLQSRDLVPASRLLHSAHGDNDDDSDDGSSFDTENEYEDEEGDDIGGIQRKGTPSRIRSITKYAFNYILPNAVSPLPHQPIESYASTGNHMDKPELLLGYAQLIFNASILSAFLYLLFHVVRTVQKDVAEKVRSYEMDILSEITTCAAAYTANRCGTDLQAPALASACKNWERCSARDPAVVGTARVTAETFAEILNGFVDSVSWKTMFFTLICLSIVVGATNSFLSFFRIKSRSQNHDSNPTSQNLPQSTAGHPSAPPPSHAIAAPTHSSLANGVPAFYHPHQHPGYESAPHYAYPTWQQLAPSTPSRRRTRQGA, encoded by the exons ATGATCTGGCAGCGCGGAACTGAGGCTCCTATGGACACGTCGCCGCCCGGACCTCCTCCAG CCAGCATATTTGACAGCGATGTCTCACGAGGAAATTCAGCTCATGCATCTACCTCTCAGCTTCCGCCGGACACTGACATGACCGATGTCGAAATGTCGAGCCTTACACCGCCATCGCACAAAGTGTCAAACCTGCGCTCCAGCGTACTTGACCagaacgacgagctggcagATGACTCGATGAACGGCGCAGATAACCTGGCTCACAGCAGCTTCTCCAAGGCACCACCATCAAAGCATGTTCGGAGGAAGCGCAGCGTTCTCAGCAGGAAAGGAAAGCGCTTGGCGCATCTGCAAAGCCGCGACCTTGTTCCTGCTTCGAGACTCTTACACTCGGCTCACGGcgacaatgacgacgacagTGATGATGGATCAAGTTTCGATACTGAAAATGAATacgaggatgaggaagGAGACGACATTGGTGGTATTCAGCGCAAAGGCACACCAAGTCGGATCCGATCCATTACCAAGTATGCCTTCAACTACATCCTTCCCAACGCCGTGTCTCCCCTACCACATCAGCCCATTGAGTCGTACGCCTCGACTGGGAATCACATGGACAAGcccgagctgctgcttggctaTGCACAGCTCATCTTCAACGCCAGCATCCTCTCCGCTTTCCTCTATCTTCTGTTTCATGTCGTTCGTACGGTCCAGAAGGATGTTGCCGAGAAAGTACGCTCGTACGAGATGGACATTCTGTCCGAGATCACTACCTGTGCCGCTGCATATACAGCCAATAGGTGTGGTACGGATCTGCAAGCGCCTGCTTTGGCAAGCGCATGCAAGAACTGGGAGCGATGCTCGGCTCGAGATCCAGCTGTTGTAGGCACCGCTCGTGTCACCGCCGAAACCTTTGCTGAGATCCTCAATGGCTTTGTCGATTCGGTCAGCTGGAAGACCATGTTCTTCACGCTGATCTGCCTTTCCATCGTTGTTGGAGCTACCAACTCATTTCTCTCATTCTTCCGTATCAAATCACGATCTCAAAATCATGACTCGAACCCTACCTCGCAGAATTTGCCCCAATCAACTGCAGGACACCCATCGGCACCTCCACCCTCACATGCAATCGCTGCACCGACACATAGCTCACTTGCCAACGGCGTCCCTGCATTCTACCACCCTCATCAACATCCCGGGTACGAATCAGCTCCGCATTATGCCTATCCGACATGGCAGCAACTTGCGCCTTCGACTCCATCACGCAGACGAACGCGCCAGGGTGCATAG
- a CDS encoding uncharacterized protein (related to CYC3 - holocytochrome-c synthase (cytochrome c heme lyase)), producing the protein MNPAEIVRAIRAQAASDQTCNVNNQNAVAALMAYKLSQHRDEILRSMSAGPSSAAFSSSSSPSSSPSSSPPPACPMHAGGNSASVSVPTPSPSKPSPPKMVASSGGQCPIPHEDRDKYLASKSAPPHVSLAGSMTPSSSEPSSSSKPWSSTLNPLNMMPSLGQGQAPEQKTVLSTERVVSSIPRSRSSAAPGASPYDAPSACPVKHDDSHPSEDQSEKWEYPSPQQFYNALVRKGWETPEEHVETMVLVHNFLNEQAWLEVLEWEKLAGADSSRAELARFQGKPGTLTPKARLFGWMASIMPNTFSSEPPFDRHDWIVRRPDQDGKEVRYVIDYYSVPDDPEKDDPEFVLDVRPALDSIESLSVRLQKGWQEWKQGQGFFSAFAAENLPKPAASSASSA; encoded by the coding sequence ATGAACCCTGCCGAGATCGTTCGTGCCATCCGCGCCCAGGCCGCTTCAGACCAGACATGCAATGTCAACAATCAAAACGCCGTCGCCGCGTTGATGGCCTACAAACTTTCTCAACACCGCGATGAGATCCTTCGCTCCATGAGCGCAGGTCCTTCATCAGCTGCTttctcatcctcatcttcaCCCTCATCTTCACCCTCATCTTCACCGCCGCCTGCGTGCCCGATGCATGCCGGTGGCAACAGCGCATCCGTATCAGTACCGACGCCTTCTCCATCTAAGCCTTCTCCCCCCAAAATGGTCGCTTCATCTGGAGGTCAATGCCCTATCCCTCACGAGGACCGCGACAAGTACCTCGCTTCCAAGTCTGCTCCACCTCACGTCTCTCTGGCTGGCTCCATGACCCCGTCCTCGTCCGAaccatcctcatcatccaAGCCATGGTCTTCCACGCTCAACCCACTCAACATGATGCCCAGCCTCggtcaaggtcaagcaCCGGAGCAGAAGACCGTGCTTTCAACCGAACGCGTCGTTTCATCCATTCCTCGCTCCCGCTCTTCAGCTGCTCCTGGTGCATCCCCTTACGATGCACCTTCGGCGTGTCCCGTCAAGCACGACGACAGTCATCCCTCGGAAGACCAGTCGGAAAAGTGGGAGTACCCTTCCCCGCAGCAGTTCTACAACGCGCTTGTCCGTAAAGGCTGGGAGACACCTGAAGAGCACGTCGAGACCATGGTGCTTGTGCACAATTTCCTCAATGAACAAGCCTGGCTTGAAGTGCTCGAATGGGAGAAGCTCGCCGGTGCCGACTCGTCGCGCGCCGAACTCGCACGCTTCCAGGGCAAGCCGGGAACGCTCACTCCCAAAGCACGCCTCTTTGGCTGGATGGCCAGCATCATGCCCAACACGTTCAGCTCAGAACCGCCTTTCGACCGACACGATTGGATCGTCAGAAGACCCGATCAGGATGGCAAGGAGGTCCGGTACGTCATCGACTACTACAGCGTACCTGACGACCCCGAAAAGGACGACCCGGAATTCGTTCTCGACGTCCGTCCTGCTTTGGACTCAATAGAGAGTCTCAGCGTTAGATTACAGAAGGGCTGGCAGGAATGGAAGCAGGGCCAGGGCTTCTTCTCCGCTTTTGCCGCCGAAAATctgccaaagccagcagccTCATCCGCGTCGAGTGCCTAG
- a CDS encoding 4-hydroxybenzoate octaprenyltransferase (related to COQ2 - para-hydroxybenzoate--polyprenyltransferase), which translates to MMLRSIGPAWFSFSRVVCCNNAKHSTALFRAYATTPSRVKTTYPSSALPANENSQHHNQENIGQERDQGYLAFTKSSLFKLTLPLQPPSSDPSSPSSIYSSATAKAERQNELPRSQAEEAERKKLSEIPWEQAAETSEPPVSQLNHRSHLNLHGPENGEPSDVEADEYDADAPAHSVVFLLHSAQPLSYIANLIRAEGPSPEPSQHQIEAEKQKTVRTESSRYQDDNSGKVSVPAAPRSSPERKDKRVQLSPEQLEMREMLLRQGFVDPLGDPPISFHTRAADGKRWSPATGIGDFLRDAARIGSFVIRIGERNVYVTVPSFEDRTRFLRASLYAKTEQIEKLVHLKVECDRIAHSGTKRLSFAGVLILSAWWGSVAFLTFFTELGWDVMEPVTYLTGLGTILGGYIWFLIHNREVSYRAVLNETTSRRQQKLYIEKGFNIERYQELIEEVKDLRKTIKKVAEDYDLEWDQGETKAGKQNKSALKIIRKHEEASFRSKRENVREDEEGDADEKDSGRTATASHEAEDKDGDGQPDNVQHDHSKLKVRKKKANGSEARRHFSTIARRSGADANPSPFARHYSSSSESGKRPARGVDSPNESFRASNGATPLLDGGATHVTQTALPRTKRRFNFQPYVALSRIDKPIGTWLLYWPCGWSIVLASHTMGLSYTTPLFYTMLFGVGAFVMRGAGCTINDMWDAKMDRMVERTKARPLAAGEITHFQALCFLGIQLSAGLAVLVNLNLYSIMLGASSLGVVVLYPLMKRVTYWPQLVLGFAFNWGAMLGWSAVAGAVDWGVVLPLYAGSILWTLVYDTIYAHQDKVDDVHAGVKSTALLFGDKTKPVLSAFSAGTIGLFGYSASQAIPPAIGAGASAVDVLRPAQSSSIGELIFSPSFLDTVSATSPILDSLAHHHPLFCVALAGAAGHLAWQIRTVKLDDRGDCWRKFCSNTTFGWIVVCGLIADYASWLYLDSQHGKLEQARDSDVI; encoded by the coding sequence ATGATGCTTCGGTCAATCGGACCAGCTTGGTTCTCCTTCAGTCGTGTGGTATGCTGCAATAACGCAAAGCATAGCACGGCTCTCTTTCGAGCCTACGCCACGACTCCATCGAGAGTAAAGACAACCTACCCAAGCTCGGCTCTCCCAGCTAACGAAAACAGTCAGCACCATAATCAAGAAAATATCGGCCAGGAAAGGGACCAAGGCTACCTGGCCTTTACCAAATCAAGTCTTTTCAAGCTGACACTACCACTGCAGCCGCCAAGCTCGGATCCTAGCTCCCCCTCCTCTATCTACTCATCAGCAACGGCTAAGGCGGAACGCCAAAACGAGTTGCCTCGATCCCAAGCCGAGGAGGCCGAACGAAAGAAACTATCCGAAATACCATGGGAGCAAGCTGCGGAAACGTCAGAGCCGCCCGTATCCCAGCTCAATCATCGATCGCATTTGAACTTGCATGGTCCCGAAAATGGCGAGCCATCTGACGTCGAGGCCGACGAGTatgatgctgatgctccAGCACACAGCGTCGTCTTTCTTCTGCATAGCGCACAGCCGCTCAGCTACATCGCAAATCTCATACGTGCCGAAGGACCAAGTCCGGAACCTAGTCAGCATCAGATCGAGGCCGAGAAACAGAAGACTGTGCGGACAGAGTCTTCGAGATACCAAGATGACAACAGCGGCAAGGTCAGTGTTCCCGCGGCACCACGATCTTCGCCTGAGCGCAAAGACAAGCGCGTCCAATTGAGCCCAGAGCAGTTGGAAATGCgcgagatgctgcttcgCCAAGGCTTCGTCGATCCACTCGGAGATCCGCCAATTTCCTTCCACACCCGCGCAGCTGACGGCAAACGTTGGTCACCTGCGACGGGCATCGGTGATTTCTTGCGCGATGCCGCGCGAATCGGCTCCTTTGTGATTCGTATCGGTGAGCGCAACGTGTATGTGACAGTTCCCTCGTTCGAGGACCGCACCCGCTTTCTTCGTGCTAGTCTGTACGCAAAGACGGAGCAAATCGAGAAGCTTGTCCATCTCAAGGTCGAGTgcgatcgcatcgctcaTTCGGGTACCAAACGACTCTCGTTTGCCGGCGTGCTCATCCTGAGCGCTTGGTGGGGGTCGGTCGCTTTTCTCACCTTTTTCACCGAACTCGGTTGGGACGTCATGGAACCCGTCACCTATCTCACCGGTCTCGGCACCATCTTGGGCGGCTACATCTGGTTCCtcattcacaatcgtgagGTCTCGTACCGTGCGGTGCTCAACGAGACCACATCCAGGCGACAGCAGAAACTCTACATAGAGAAAGGCTTCAATATTGAGCGGTACCAGGAGCTGATCGAAGAGGTCAAGGACTTGCGCAAAACTATCAAGAAGGTTGCCGAGGATTACGACCTGGAATGGGACCAAGGAGAGACAAAGGCCGGCAAGCAGAACAAAAGTGCGCTCAAGATCATCCGTAAGCATGAAGAGGCCAGCTTTCGCTCAAAGAGAGAAAATGTCcgcgaagacgaggaaggcgatgcagacgagAAGGATAGCGGGCGCACAGCTACCGCTTCCCACGAGGccgaggacaaggacggAGACGGACAGCCTGACAATGTACAGCACGATCATTCGAAGCTCAAGGTTCGTAAGAAGAAAGCCAACGGAAGCGAGGCTCGTCGTCATTTCTCTACAATTGCACGACGGAGTGGTGCAGACGCAAATCCTTCACCATTCGCTAGACActacagcagcagcagcgaatCGGGCAAGCGTCCTGCGAGGGGCGTCGACTCGCCAAACGAATCTTTTCGGGCGTCGAATGGTGCAACACCCTTACTAGATGGTGGAGCGACCCATGTCACTCAAACAGCCCTGCCTCGTACGAAGCGGCGGTTCAATTTTCAGCCGTATGTGGCCCTCAGTCGCATCGATAAGCCCATCGGGACTTGGCTGCTCTACTGGCCGTGTGGCTGGTCTATCGTGCTGGCGTCACACACTATGGGACTGTCTTACACCACTCCGCTCTTCTACACGATGCTTTTCGGCGTAGGAGCGTTCGTGATGCGTGGAGCTGGCTGCACGATCAACGACATGTGGGATGCCAAGATGGACCGCATGGTCGAACGCACCAAGGCACGCCCGCTTGCCGCCGGTGAGATCACCCACTTTCAAGCTTTGTGTTTTCTCGGGATTCAACTCAGTGCCGGACTCGCTGTGCTGGTCAACTTGAATCTGTACAGCATCATGTTGGGCGCGAGTTCGCTGggcgtggtggtgctgtACCCGTTGATGAAGCGGGTGACCTACTGGCCGCAGTTGGTGCTCGGGTTCGCCTTTAACTGGGGCGCCATGCTCGGATGGTCTGCCGTAGCTGGCGCAGTGGACTGGGGCGTGGTGCTACCGCTGTATGCTGGCTCGATTCTGTGGACGCTGGTTTACGACACAATCTATGCGCACCAGGACAAGGTCGACGATGTGCATGCAGGGGTCAAGTCGACAGCGCTCTTGTTTGGCGATAAAACCAAGCCGGTACTATCGGCCTTCTCTGCTGGCACGATCGGGCTGTTCGGGTACAGCGCGTCGCAAGCGATACCACCTGCTATTGGCGCTGGTGCATCGGCTGTGGATGTACTGAGACCCGCTCAAAGCTCTAGCATCGGCGAGCTGATCTTCTCACCCTCGTTTCTTGACACTGTGAGCGCCACGTCGCCCATTCTCGATTCGTTGGCGCACCATCACCCTTTATTCTGCGTAGCTCTTGCCGGAGCTGCTGGTCATCTGGCATGGCAAATCCGGACGGTGAAACTTGACGATCGTGGCGACTGCTGGCGCAAGTTCTGCTCCAACACCACCTTTGGCTGGATCGTCGTATGCGGTCTCATTGCCGACTACGCTTCTTGGTTGTATCTCGACTCTCAGcatggcaagctcgagcaggctCGAGACTCGGATGTGATCTAG
- a CDS encoding uncharacterized protein (related to actin-interacting protein AIP3), with amino-acid sequence MFSNLMNSRKGSGDRTNHRLSGSSQPVTAERIRHPQHVYAQESPMSPSYDSSGQGSFMSRQDGAGSAAAPAWNSPGSTDQYSRSTAQLPEEMRAREKQRQAERDRERRERQSSQSSINTTSSAPSVPSAIAQDSTAKFSSSHMESSVTRLLVATKMLLESLTKWSVGQRSEENVSDIYVRLGNDFNSAKLAFGSYGIDMSDLNSVPDDLRDCLEHCLSEEASPAVLEVHLPRIREIIINLLQGLKMKQAEYKQFLVQQRVAKEAKRSSILPEALLASTPAPPSRQQQQQQQQQKPSANRVLGPRASRQGFSETTASTLAEAQAGPAPTNISLQRPDSLQRASSASATLRSDSGGDADSSTTSPANVAGGRGSVFRPPSRVSRAASDRSAGKGPSEQHSPALASVSALTASDASESEPGSTTPRLPNVERHSLTDDGLPSVVGGEAALHEEQSIGDQPGPLNNMTPQCLSTRSPRHTPKSSSVDTAADFTEHDPSVRALKNRDALERRASKRFSAYTFNKMGIGQSFTQGMGINMFSTSGGGAASPLAERRPTERRGSGARRTVRPPLPEASLALEGATSPVFSRTTDYLSSSTSSNSISTARPLPRSKSTTAIESKFESIQEVKTPTSSTFGLDARTLPPGRSIIDSEKPASAETVNVSTKQLNLLPPVAPSAPRVASQAVSSTESLPFLDAHAPPSESGDLAAEAQHLDSKNGAGSAATVDAIDAAIPATPRACSSDATSSINVFLQLGRQTRKAVIELDASNPLTRGISVARLRMLFIDRFAYSPGMDDFPTIYVKDPASGVTYELEDLSDVQEGSLLTLNIEPLDQVKQHLDLSLGTISREIRELKATLAERDRDRDVRRTSFVNSEAFLTAHPTPTKISDSQFQAAGQRVAQLKRANTRAAAVNHEDSSAQDPSSSNTAAAPGSSSSSALAGSRIAHELKVQFEELQNLRREFAITRQLQTDFEGDVKSILATVREQSGAVRAIASTKVAAERNFIVAGKSRLDAQSQDLLTLIEDLQDTVDDLRVDVIQRGVKPRPVLVKQIVEDVGRATKGLLELEGYVQTVKPSWKKTWESELQNIVDEQEFLNHEEGLLSDLRDDLRSLKEVFSNIQQVVKLRGGSGKGGKYIPPLPEEGHEGLSTVMMEVKSQAVNHEKRLRALQAVERQRQKDLLASKTNDEFTEELAGFVDKKVLRKTGGVLEAERIRQKRDHATWKAMFGGGGPGGIPMTSSGSGGVEVKPKKLILGSSKDKPTVAAGVDVRRTANTSAGAADDDTTL; translated from the coding sequence ATGTTTTCCAATCTTATGAATAGTCGCAAAGGCTCTGGCGATCGCACCAATCATCGACTGTCCGGCTCGAGTCAGCCTGTTACCGCCGAGCGTATCCGTCATCCTCAGCATGTGTACGCACAAGAAAGTCCTATGTCGCCTTCGTACGATTCCAGCGGGCAAGGCTCGTTCATGTCACGCCAGGACGGCGCAGGATCTGCTGCAGCCCCAGCTTGGAACAGCCCCGGAAGCACAGACCAATACTCGCGCTCAACCGCACAACTACCAGAGGAGATGCGTGCCAGAGAAAAGCAGAGACAAGCAGaacgagatcgagagcgacgagagcgtCAGTCTAGTCAATCATCCATAAACACGACCAGCTCAGCTCCTTCTGTCCCTTCGGCCATCGCGCAGGACTCTACCGCAAAGTTCTCTTCAAGCCACATGGAATCTTCAGTGACACGTCTGCTCGTCGCGAccaagatgctgctcgagtcACTCACCAAATGGTCAGTGGGACAGCGCAGCGAAGAAAATGTTTCCGACATCTACGTCAGGCTCGGTAATGACTTCAACTCGGCTAAGCTGGCATTCGGCTCGTATGGCATTGACATGAGCGATCTCAATTCGGTACCTGATGACCTTCGTGACTGTCTCGAGCACTGCTTGTCAGAGGAAGCATCCCCTGCTGTTCTCGAGGTGCATCTACCGCGCATTCGCGAAATCATCATCAACCTTTTGCAGGGTCTCAAGATGAAGCAAGCCGAGTACAAGCAATTTTTGGTGCAGCAACGTGTAGCAAAGGAGGCTAAACGGTCAAGCATCCTACCGGAAGCACTCCTGGCGTCGACTCCAgctccaccatcacgacagcagcagcagcagcagcagcagcagaaacCGTCGGCAAATCGCGTCCTTGGCCCTCGCGCGTCTCGGCAAGGTTTCAGCGAGACCACCGCATCAACGCTGGCAGAAGCGCAGGCTGGACCCGCTCCCACAAACATCTCCTTGCAACGTCCCGACTCTCTGCAGCGCGCCAGCTCAGCCAGCGCGACATTGCGTTCGGATTCCGGTGGCGATGCCGACTCGTCAACAACCTCTCCTGCGAACGTTGCAGGTGGCCGTGGAAGTGTTTTCCGCCCACCAAGTCGCGTTTCACGAGCGGCAAGCGATCGATCGGCAGGCAAAGGACCGAGTGAGCAGCACTCGCCCGCCTTGGCCTCAGTCTCCGCTTTAACAGCATCAGATGCATCAGAATCCGAACCAGGGAGCACAACGCCTCGCTTGCCGAATGTCGAACGCCATTCTCTGACTGATGACGGTCTGCCAAGTGTGGTCGGTGGCGAGGCAGCGTTGCATGAAGAGCAAAGCATAGGCGATCAGCCTGGCCCGCTCAACAACATGACGCCGCAGTGTCTGAGCACGCGATCGCCTCGACACACGCCCAAGTCTTCCTCTGTCGACACTGCTGCTGACTTTACGGAACACGACCCGAGCGTGAGGGCGCTCAAGAACCGAGATGCTTTggagcgtcgagcaagcaagcgctTTAGCGCGTATACGTTCAACAAGATGGGCATTGGGCAGAGCTTCACTCAAGGTATGGGAATCAACATGTTTTCCAcgagcggcggcggtgccGCTAGTCCACTTGCTGAGCGCAGACCGACTGAAAGACGAGGCAGTGGAGCACGTCGGACCGTTCGGCCACCACTTCCCGAGGCGAGTCTAGCACTAGAAGGCGCCACAAGTCCCGTGTTTTCAAGAACGACCGACTACCTCAGTTCgtccaccagcagcaacagtaTCAGCACCGCGCGTCCACTGCCTCGCTCCAAGAGTACAACTGCCATTGAGAGCAAGTTCGAGTCGATTCAAGAGGTCAAAACTCCCACCTCATCCACCTTTGGCTTAGACGCACGCACACTCCCACCTGGCCGCAGCATCATAGATTCGGAAAAGCCGGCGTCTGCTGAGACAGTAAACGTTTCAACCAAGCAGTTGAATTTGCTTCCGCCTGTCGCGCCTTCGGCCCCGCGCGTCGCTTCGCAGGCTGTCAGCTCCACCGAATCGCTTCCCTTTTTGGATGCGCACGCCCCTCCATCCGAATCGGGTGATCTGGCAGCAGAGGCGCAACACCTGGACAGCAAGAATGGTGCTGGGTCTGCCGCTAccgtcgacgccatcgacgccgCGATCCCCGCAACGCCGCGGGCCTGCTCCAGCGACGCGACAAGCTCAATCAACGTCTTTCTCCAACTTGGTCGCCAGACGCGCAAAGCTGTCATTGAGCTTGACGCCTCCAATCCTCTTACACGAGGTATCAGTGTCGCGAGATTGCGCATGCTCTTCATCGATCGCTTCGCATACTCGCCCGGCATGGACGACTTTCCGACTATTTACGTCAAAGACCCCGCCAGCGGTGTTACGTatgagctcgaggatctgAGCGACGTACAGGAGGGCAGCTTGCTTACCCTCAACATTGAGCCGCTCGACCaggtcaagcagcatcttgatctGTCGCTGGGCACTATCTCTCGAGAAATTCGCGAGCTCAAGGCAACCCTCGCCGAGCGCGATCGCGATCGTGATGTGCGTCGCACGTCGTTTGTCAACAGTGAAGCTTTCTTGACAGCTCATCCAACTCCCACCAAGATCAGCGACTCGCAGTTTCAGGCCGCTGGTCAGCGCGTTGCGCAGCTGAAACGCGCCAACACGCGTGCGGCAGCAGTCAATCATGAAGACTCTTCCGCGCAGGACCCGAGCTCGAGTaacacagcagcagcaccaggatcgtcttcgtcgtccgcGTTGGCAGGCTCACGCATCGCACACGAGCTCAAAGTTCAATTCGAGGAGCTGCAAAACCTTCGTCGCGAGTTTGCCATCACTCGTCAACTGCAGACCGACTTTGAAGGCGATGTCAAGTCTATCCTTGCCACCGTCCGCGAACAGTCTGGTGCTGTACGGGCGATTGCCTCGACGAAAGTGGCTGCCGAGCGCAATTTCATTGTCGCTGGTAAATCGCGCCTGGATGCTCAATCGCAGGACCTGCTTACGCTGATCGAAGATCTGCAGGACACGGTAGACGATCTACGCGTCGATGTGATCCAACGCGGTGTGAAACCCAGGCCTGTTCTGGTCAAGCAGATTGTCGAGGATGTGGGTCGCGCCACCAAAGGTCTGTTGGAGCTCGAAGGGTACGTGCAGACggtcaagccaagctggaaaAAGACGTGGGAGTCCGAGTTGCAAAACattgtcgacgagcaagagttTCTCAACCACGAAGAAGGGTTGCTGTCGGATTTGCGCGACGACCTGCGCTCGCTCAAAGAGGTGTTCAGCAATATTCAGCAGGTAGTCAAGCTGCGTGGAGGATCTGGCAAGGGTGGCAAGTACATTCCACCGCTACCGGAGGAGGGGCATGAGGGCCTTTCCACCGTCATGATGGAGGTCAAATCGCAAGCTGTCAATCATGAAAAACGCCTACGTGCGCTGCaggctgttgagcgtcaGAGGCAAAAGGATCTTTTGGCGTCCAAGACCAACGACGAGTTCACCGAGGAGCTGGCTGGATTCGTGGACAAGAAAGTGCTTCGAAAGACAGGCGGTGTGTTGGAGGCCGAGAGGATCAGGCAGAAGCGAGACCATGCAACATGGAAGGCCATGTTTGGCGGCGGTGGACCAGGCGGCATCCCGATGACTTCGAGCGGGAGCGGCGGAGTAGAAGTGAAACCCAAGAAGTTGattcttggcagcagcaaggatAAGCCTACTGTGGCTGCCGGTGTAGACGTAAGGCGTACTGCAAACACGAGTGCTGGcgcagccgacgacgatacCACGCTGTAG